From a region of the Mercurialis annua linkage group LG1-X, ddMerAnnu1.2, whole genome shotgun sequence genome:
- the LOC126665211 gene encoding uncharacterized oxidoreductase At4g09670-like, giving the protein MAETTIRFGIIGCAEIARKVSRAITLAPNAQLSAIASRSIEKAAAFAKANNFPSDAKIYGSYESLFEDQDIDAVYVPLPTSLHVKWACLAAEKKKHILLEKPVGLNVGEFDKILEACEVNGVQIMDGTMWMHNPRTHKMSEFLSDKERFGQLRTIHSCFTFAGDEDFLKNDIRVKPDLDGLGALGDAGWYCIRAILWAADYELPKTVVALHGPIFNEAGVILACGASLHWDDGKIATLHCSFLTHLTMYVTAIGTKGTLHLNDFIIPFEEKESSYTASSKCWFNELVTGWEPSPSQHKVFADLPQEACMVREFARLVGNIKANGAKPDKTWPTRSRKTQLILDSIKISIERGFEPVEIVN; this is encoded by the exons ATGGCCGAAACCACGATCCGCTTCGGCATAATCGGCTGCGCAGAGATAGCTCGTAAAGTCTCACGCGCAATTACGCTAGCACCGAACGCCCAGCTCTCCGCAATCGCAAGCCGTTCCATCGAAAAAGCCGCGGCTTTTGCTAAAGCTAATAACTTCCCATCGGACGCCAAGATCTACGGCTCCTACGAGTCCCTTTTCGAGGATCAAGATATTGACGCCGTCTATGTTCCGTTACCCACCAGCCTTCATGTGAAATGGGCGTGTTTGGCTGCAGAGAAAAAGAAACATATTCTGTTGGAGAAGCCAGTTGGGCTTAACGTTGGTGAGTTTGATAAGATTTTGGAGGCTTGCGAGGTTAATGGAGTGCAGATTATGGATGGGACTATGTGGATGCATAATCCTAGAACCCATAAAATGTCCGAATTTTTGTCTGATAAAGAGCGTTTTGGTCAGCTTAGAACG ATACACAGCTGCTTCACATTTGCTGGCGATGAGGATTTTCTCAAGAATGATATTCGTGTGAAGCCGGATCTTGATGGTCTTGGTGCTCTTGGTGATGCTGGATGGTATTGCATTCGAGCAATCCTCTGGGCTGCTGATTATGAACTGCCGAAGACTGTCGTTGCGTTACATGGACCTATCTTTAATGAAGCGGGGGTGATTTTGGCTTGCGGGGCTTCTCTGCATTGGGATGATGGTAAAATCGCAACTTTACATTGCTCGTTTTTGACACATTTGACAATGTATGTTACTGCAATCGGAACAAAGGGTACGCTGCATCTCAATGATTTCATCATTCCTTTCGAAGAGAAGGAGAGCTCGTACACAGCATCTTCAAAGTGCTGGTTCAATGAACTCGTGACTGGGTGGGAACCATCACCAAGCCAACACAAGGTTTTCGCAGATCTACCCCAGGAAGCTTGCATGGTGAGGGAATTTGCTCGACTGGTTGGGAATATCAAAGCAAACGGAGCAAAACCTGACAAAACATGGCCAACCCGCAGTAGGAAAACCCAACTAATACTGGATTCAATCAAGATCTCAATCGAGAGAGGCTTTGAGCCAGTCGAGATTGTGAATTAA
- the LOC126667335 gene encoding stemmadenine O-acetyltransferase-like, which translates to MEIEKISESCIKPSSPTPPHLKTYNISLLDQFLSNNSDIPLIFFYLNQHPHPADHDSISERSQLLQKSLSNALTLYYPLAGRIKDHLSVDCNDDGAYYVKARATFRLSEYLNQPDHLTLMYKLLPRQPSWYEPSAAGAYAVMIQETAFACGGVAIGLFASHMVMDAGCLISFIKTWAAYCSNTNTTVSKEIISPIFEGGSVFPPFDEFPKEASMVAFDEFLVQTGNLGTRRVVFSESAITNLKAEAANSNVEKPTRIEAVSSFLFQCISFILNSKTGIDEKPLAFTYITSLRQKTVPPLPKNLFGNFIVMAPGLCSPDETKLTSSLECKVREAIKKIDVEFVKKIQSDGGFSMLHEKMKETIKTVSCDRVNFVMISSLCNLGIYDIDFGWGKPLWVTCIDLPPNSTEYLNSIVLLDSKMGRGIEAWVFMDEQDLVLLDKYVKLLQYAVINPCPLSNQAF; encoded by the exons ATGGAGATTGAGAAAATATCAGAAAGCTGCATTAAACCTTCTTCACCAACACCTCCTCATCTCAAAACCTACAACATTTCTCTATTAGATCAATTTCTAAGCAACAACTCCGACATTCCCTTGATCTTCTTCTACCTCAACCAACACCCGCATCCCGCCGATCATGATTCCATCTCAGAAAGGTCACAGTTGCTTCAGAAATCATTATCCAACGCCTTAACACTTTATTACCCACTCGCCGGCAGAATCAAAGACCACCTTTCCGTTGATTGCAACGATGACGGCGCATATTACGTTAAGGCCCGGGCCACTTTTCGTCTTTCTGAATATCTTAACCAACCGGATCATCTCACGTTAATGTATAAATTGTTGCCGAGGCAGCCGAGTTGGTACGAACCGTCAGCCGCCGGCGCATATGCTGTAATGATTCAGGAAACGGCGTTTGCATGTGGAGGCGTCGCTATTGGTCTATTTGCGTCGCATATGGTAATGGATGCAGGTTGtttgatttctttcataaaaacTTGGGCTGCTTACTGTAGTAATACTAATACTACTGTTAGTAAAGAGATCATATCTCCCATTTTTGAGGGTGGGTCTGTATTTCCACCGTTTGATGAATTTCCGAAAGAAGCAAGTATGGTGGCTTTCGATGAATTCTTGGTCCAGACGGGGAATCTTGGTACGAGGAGGGTTGTGTTCAGCGAGTCGGCTATTACCAATCTTAAAGCAGAAGCTGCTAATTCAAATGTAGAGAAGCCAACACGAATCGAGGCGGTTTCTTCATTTCTTTTCCAGTGCATTTCGTTTATCCTCAATTCAAAAACAG GAATCGATGAGAAGCCACTTGCATTCACATATATTACGAGCCTGCGCCAGAAAACTGTACCACCGCTGCCCAAGAATTTATTCGGGAACTTCATAGTGATGGCGCCTGGTCTATGCTCCCCTGACGAAACGAAACTAACAAGCAGCTTAGAGTGCAAAGTAAGGGAAGCAATCAAGAAAATAGATGTTGAATTTGTGAAGAAAATACAATCAGATGGTGGATTTTCAATGCTTCATGAGAAGATGAAAGAGACGATCAAAACAGTTAGCTGTGATAGAGTGAATTTTGTTATGATCAGTAGTCTGTGCAATTTGGGGATATATGATATTGATTTTGGATGGGGAAAGCCTCTGTGGGTGACTTGCATTGATTTACCACCTAATTCCACGGAATACTTGAATTCAATAGTTCTTTTGGATTCAAAGATGGGGAGAGGAATTGAAGCTTGGGTTTTCATGGATGAACAAGACTTAGTTTTGCTTGACAAATATGTAAAGCTTCTTCAATATGCTGTTATTAATCCATGTCCTCTCTCAAACCAGGCCTTCTAA
- the LOC126665613 gene encoding cytochrome P450 89A2-like has protein sequence METWLTITIISFSIAALIKVILNILFQSKQQIRLPPSPVNIPIIRHLLWIRKSITELEPIISSFHQKLGPIITLHIGFRQTVIIADHSLAHQALVQNSAVFADRPQALVVDSIGLSLYGSTWRILRRNLMSNLLHPSRLRSYSQVRKWSLDILLNLLESQRKSGDHRHLPVCVRVRDMFQYTMFSLLVFMCFGDKLDDEQIKEIQRVEYLVLANIDRFELNFWPRLSKILFRKQWSEFLQIEKDREDTLIPLIRARKKMKERENKNDHILSYVDTLLDLQLSDEKRKLTEKEMLILCEEFINAGSDSTAAVLQWIMAHLVKDPSIQEKLFTEIKSVVPDGEEEVKEDDLQRMPYLKAVILEALRRHPPAHFVIPHTITEDVVLADKYFLPKNVEVNFMVADMGWDPNVWEDPMAFKPERFVGDGEVIDITGSKEIKMMPFGAGRRICPAGYGFALLHLEYFLANLVWKYEWKLGVDEDDIDLSETLDFTSEMKNPLQARISPRFK, from the coding sequence ATGGAGACATGGCTCACCATTACCATAATCAGTTTCTCCATTGCTGCACTCATCAAAGTTATTCTCAATATTCTCTTTCAATCTAAGCAGCAAATTAGACTTCCCCCGTCTCCTGTTAACATCCCCATCATCCGCCACCTTTTATGGATCCGCAAATCCATCACCGAGCTCGAGCCAATCATCAGCTCTTTCCACCAAAAACTCGGCCCAATAATCACTCTTCATATAGGCTTTCGTCAGACTGTCATCATCGCCGATCACTCTCTCGCACACCAAGCTCTAGTTCAAAACAGCGCCGTTTTCGCCGACAGACCACAAGCTCTTGTAGTTGATAGTATCGGCTTGTCTTTATACGGCTCTACTTGGCGCATTCTTCGCCGGAATCTGATGTCCAATCTCCTCCATCCTTCGCGGCTCAGATCTTACTCTCAAGTCCGTAAATGGTCGCTTGATATTCTTCTCAACCTCCTGGAATCGCAGAGAAAATCAGGCGATCATCGTCATCTTCCTGTTTGCGTTAGGGTTAGGGATATGTTTCAGTACACTATGTTTTCTCTATTAGTGTTCATGTGTTTCGGAGATAAGCTGGATGATGAGCAAATTAAGGAAATACAGAGAGTAGAATATTTGGTGCTTGCGAATATTGACAGATTCGAGCTCAATTTCTGGCCGAGGTTGAGCAAGATTCTGTTTCGTAAACAATGGTCGGAGTTTTTGCAGATTGAAAAAGACAGAGAAGATACACTTATACCATTGATAAGAGCacgaaagaaaatgaaagaaagagaaaataaaaacgACCACATTTTATCGTACGTCGATACATTGTTAGATCTGCAACTCTCCGATGAGAAAAGAAAGCTTACGGAGAAGGAAATGCTGATATTATGCGAAGAGTTTATCAATGCAGGCTCGGATTCTACAGCTGCAGTACTTCAATGGATCATGGCGCATTTAGTTAAGGACCCGAGTATTCAAGAAAAGCTATTCACTGAGATCAAAAGTGTTGTTCCTGACGGAGAAGAAGAGGTTAAAGAAGATGATTTGCAGAGAATGCCATATTTAAAAGCTGTGATTTTAGAAGCATTAAGGAGGCATCCGCCGGCGCATTTTGTGATACCACATACAATAACAGAAGATGTAGTTCTGGCTGATAAGTATTTTCTACCGAAAAATGTGGAAGTTAATTTCATGGTGGCGGATATGGGTTGGGATCCGAATGTGTGGGAGGATCCCATGGCGTTTAAACCGGAGAGATTCGTCGGCGACGGAGAAGTTATTGATATAACTGGTAGTAAGGAGATTAAAATGATGCCGTTCGGAGCTGGAAGGAGGATTTGTCCTGCAGGATACGGATTTGCATTGCTTCATTTGGAGTATTTTTTGGCTAATTTGGTTTGGAAATATGAGTGGAAATTAGGTGTTGATGAAGATGATATTGATTTGTCTGAAACATTGGATTTTACATCAGAGATGAAGAATCCATTGCAGGCTCGTATTTCTCCCAGGTTCAAATAA
- the LOC126675393 gene encoding uncharacterized protein LOC126675393, with protein MREIFRKCWFENGRAWRFLTAEQTDFYWEEFKKEYWWDTADYSDDVIKSVFMAHAANRYKDVIHRMREKDEKHTSISQDIWDSWKAVWASEDEKKKSDVARANRMSEPAGAGSGPIRHTGGSRSAIRHMDVLAEELGRKPTATELYTRMHSTKADKGVMVDKRAQNMSDAIAQRLAAASQPPTDGGSSSTAEVDETQLFLDIEGVNKKRRVYGLGSATSAYVDTTTSSRARTRSTQSQRTEEEIERRVRAGIQDGLRQITTEVEDLRAQQARANERMAEIIQAEMAKMMQTLPPQYRPPPPPGPSDDDDTPTL; from the exons ATGCGGGAGATCTTTAGAAAGTGCTGGTTCGAAAATGGGCGAGCCTGGAGGTTTCTGACTGCAGAGCAGACAGATTTCTATTGGGAGGAATTTAAg AAGGAATACTGGTGGGATACGGCGGATTACAGCGACGACGTCATCAAAAGTGTATTCATGGCGCATGCTGCAAACCGATATAAGGACGTTATTCATAGGATGAGAGAGAAGGACGAAAAACATACCTCGATCAGCCAAGATATCTGGGATTCCTGGAAGGCCGTCTGGGCGTCAGAAGACGAGAAGAAGAAGTCCGATGTAGCTCGCGCTAATAGGATGAGCGAGCCTGCTGGAGCTGGTTCCGGACCAATACGCCATACAGGGGGATCCCGTTCCGCCATCCGACATATGGATGTGTTG gcTGAAGAGCTCGGCCGCAAGCCTACCGCAACGGAGCTGTATACTCGGATGCACTCCACGAAAGCTGATAAGGGTGTCATGGTAGACAAGAGGGCCCAGAACATGAGT GATGCAATTGCTCAGAGACTTGCTGCTGCATCGCAGCCGCCGACCGATGGGGGTTCTTCTAGCACAGCGGAAGTCGACGAGACCCAGCTGTTTCTGGATATCGAGGGCGTTAACAAGAAGCGTCGTGTTTACGGGTTGGGTTCAGCGACTAGTGCGTACGTGGATACGACGACGTCTAGTAGGGCGAGGACCAGGTCCACACAGTCACAGCGAACTGAGGAGGAGATCGAGCGGCGTGTGCGGGCGGGGATCCAGGACGGACTGCGCCAGATTACCACTGAGGTGGAGGATCTCCGTGCGCAGCAGGCGAGAGCCAATGAGAGGATGGCCGAGATTATTCAGGCTGAGATGGCGAAGATGATGCAGACTCTTCCTCCGCAGTATCGCCCACCTCCACCCCCAGGTCCTtcagacgatgacgacactccGACTTTATAG